In one window of Bernardetia sp. DNA:
- a CDS encoding tetratricopeptide repeat protein, which translates to MNNILRYFAFSFACIASMATTFSASAQKEIDNPIIAGTNSEYITISKITTSPDSTVFQMELTCYEGLEYTLHEKGSIHAYKMLVGDKTYSLLRVNGIEPGVVQCNMMSVQYFHLVFEALPENAEVITLREGDGSESDLFFDNVLLASLEDATEKAKAGESKYQKFLAKHYEQQYDYESAQEYLNMYIDQVVKEEGTQSKEYLDALSSQIQLNLNIGNYIEAEEISLQTIEAVGVDNPEVANILYTLGDVYQVLGKHEDAVENYIQYLRTMEKGDQLKSATYSMVNNLVMYSWASMTDTLDRQPLAVGVAVNPSKIEEGTAQMRIYAVGATEYMVSDSEEFKGSKWNTYEPALMTEKKLKADTKTLYVRFKDNKNRLSDPFAVKIHSEE; encoded by the coding sequence ATGAATAATATTTTACGTTATTTCGCTTTCAGTTTTGCCTGTATAGCTTCTATGGCAACTACATTTTCTGCTTCTGCTCAAAAGGAAATAGACAATCCTATCATTGCAGGAACAAATAGTGAATATATTACTATTTCTAAAATTACGACTTCTCCTGACAGCACTGTTTTTCAAATGGAACTAACATGTTATGAAGGGCTAGAATATACACTTCACGAAAAAGGTTCAATTCACGCTTATAAAATGCTAGTGGGAGACAAAACATATTCTTTACTGAGAGTCAATGGAATCGAACCAGGAGTAGTTCAGTGTAATATGATGAGTGTACAATACTTTCATTTAGTCTTTGAAGCATTACCAGAAAATGCTGAAGTAATTACACTTAGAGAGGGAGATGGTAGCGAATCTGATTTATTTTTTGATAATGTTTTATTGGCAAGTTTGGAAGATGCCACAGAAAAAGCAAAAGCTGGAGAATCTAAATATCAGAAATTTTTGGCAAAGCATTATGAACAACAGTATGATTACGAAAGCGCACAAGAATATTTGAACATGTACATAGACCAAGTGGTAAAAGAAGAAGGCACACAATCAAAGGAATATTTGGATGCACTAAGTAGTCAGATTCAACTTAACTTAAATATTGGAAATTATATAGAAGCAGAAGAAATCTCACTACAAACCATTGAAGCTGTTGGTGTAGATAACCCAGAGGTTGCAAATATTTTATATACATTAGGTGATGTGTACCAAGTTTTGGGCAAGCATGAAGACGCTGTGGAGAACTATATACAATATTTACGTACTATGGAAAAAGGAGACCAACTCAAAAGTGCTACCTATTCTATGGTTAATAACTTAGTGATGTACTCTTGGGCAAGCATGACAGACACATTAGACCGTCAGCCTTTAGCAGTAGGAGTTGCTGTAAACCCTTCAAAAATAGAAGAAGGTACAGCTCAAATGCGTATTTATGCTGTTGGAGCAACAGAATATATGGTTTCAGATAGTGAAGAGTTTAAGGGTAGTAAATGGAATACTTACGAACCTGCTCTTATGACAGAAAAAAAGCTAAAAGCAGATACCAAAACACTTTATGTACGTTTCAAGGATAATAAGAATAGACTTTCAGACCCATTTGCTGTCAAGATACACTCTGAAGAATAG